The following coding sequences lie in one Pseudorca crassidens isolate mPseCra1 chromosome 2, mPseCra1.hap1, whole genome shotgun sequence genomic window:
- the FAM76A gene encoding protein FAM76A isoform X2 yields MAALYACTKCHQRFPFEALSQGQQLCKECRIAHPVVKCTYCRTEYQQESKTNTICKKCAQNVQLYGTPKPCQYCNIIAAFIGNKCQRCTNSEKKYGPPYSCEQCKQQCAFDRKDDRKKVDGKLLCWLCTLSYKRVLQKTKEQRKHLSSSSRASHQEKEQYSRLSGGSHYNSFSPDLALDSPGTDHFVIIAQLKEEVATLKKMLHQKDQMILEKEKKITELKADFQYQESQMRAKMNQMEKTHKEVTEQLQAKNRELLKQAAALSKSKKSEKSGAITSP; encoded by the exons ATGGCGGCGCTCTACGCCTGCACCAAGTGCCACCAGCGCTTCCCCTTCGAGGCGCTGTCTCAGGGGCAGCAGCTGTGCAAG GAATGTCGGATTGCACACCCTGTTGTGAAGTGTACCTACTGTAGGACTGAGTACCAGCAGGAGAG TAAAACCAATACAATATGCAAGAAATGTGCTCAGAATGTGCAGTTGTATGGAACG ccCAAACCTTGTCAGTATTGCAACATAATTGCAGCATTTATTGGCAACAAATGCCAACGCTGCACAAATTCAGAGAAGAAGTATGGACCACCATATTCTTGTGAACAGTGCAAGCAGCAGTGTGCATTTGACAGGAAAGATGATAGAAAGAAG GTAGATGGGAAATTGCTATGCTGGCTGTGCACACTTTCATACAAACGGGTCCTTCAGAAGACCAAAGAGCAGAGGAAGCACCTGAGCAGTTCTTCCCGTGCCAGCcaccaggagaaggagcagtaCAGTCGACTGAGTGGTGGCAGCCATTATAACAG CTTTTCCCCAGACCTGGCTCTGGACTCACCAGGCACTGACCACTTTGTCATCATTGCCCAACTGAAGGAAGAAGTAGCCACTCTAAAGAAGATGCTGCATCAAAAGGATCAAATGAttttagagaaagagaagaag atcACAGAGCTGAAGGCTGATTTTCAATACCAAGAATCTCAGATGAGAGCCAAAATGAACCAGATGGAGAAAACCCACAAAGAAGTTACAGAACAATTGCAG gccaaaaaCCGAGAGCTCCT
- the FAM76A gene encoding protein FAM76A isoform X1, giving the protein MAALYACTKCHQRFPFEALSQGQQLCKECRIAHPVVKCTYCRTEYQQESKTNTICKKCAQNVQLYGTPKPCQYCNIIAAFIGNKCQRCTNSEKKYGPPYSCEQCKQQCAFDRKDDRKKVDGKLLCWLCTLSYKRVLQKTKEQRKHLSSSSRASHQEKEQYSRLSGGSHYNSQKTLSTSSIQNEIPKKKSKFESITTNGDSFSPDLALDSPGTDHFVIIAQLKEEVATLKKMLHQKDQMILEKEKKITELKADFQYQESQMRAKMNQMEKTHKEVTEQLQAKNRELLKQAAALSKSKKSEKSGAITSP; this is encoded by the exons ATGGCGGCGCTCTACGCCTGCACCAAGTGCCACCAGCGCTTCCCCTTCGAGGCGCTGTCTCAGGGGCAGCAGCTGTGCAAG GAATGTCGGATTGCACACCCTGTTGTGAAGTGTACCTACTGTAGGACTGAGTACCAGCAGGAGAG TAAAACCAATACAATATGCAAGAAATGTGCTCAGAATGTGCAGTTGTATGGAACG ccCAAACCTTGTCAGTATTGCAACATAATTGCAGCATTTATTGGCAACAAATGCCAACGCTGCACAAATTCAGAGAAGAAGTATGGACCACCATATTCTTGTGAACAGTGCAAGCAGCAGTGTGCATTTGACAGGAAAGATGATAGAAAGAAG GTAGATGGGAAATTGCTATGCTGGCTGTGCACACTTTCATACAAACGGGTCCTTCAGAAGACCAAAGAGCAGAGGAAGCACCTGAGCAGTTCTTCCCGTGCCAGCcaccaggagaaggagcagtaCAGTCGACTGAGTGGTGGCAGCCATTATAACAG TCAGAAAACACTTTCTACATCTTCAATTCAAAATGAAATCCCAAAGAAAAAATCCAAGTTTGAGTCGATCACAACCAATGGAGATAG CTTTTCCCCAGACCTGGCTCTGGACTCACCAGGCACTGACCACTTTGTCATCATTGCCCAACTGAAGGAAGAAGTAGCCACTCTAAAGAAGATGCTGCATCAAAAGGATCAAATGAttttagagaaagagaagaag atcACAGAGCTGAAGGCTGATTTTCAATACCAAGAATCTCAGATGAGAGCCAAAATGAACCAGATGGAGAAAACCCACAAAGAAGTTACAGAACAATTGCAG gccaaaaaCCGAGAGCTCCT